One genomic segment of uncultured Desulfobacter sp. includes these proteins:
- a CDS encoding putative molybdenum carrier protein: MGLLDKVVSGGQTGADRAALDFAIKFNIPHGGWITKGRRTESGPLPDFYKLKEMDTRDYPARTRQNILDSDGTVIISRGPLTGGSSLTHAFARKTGKWVCRINLLEQDIFEAAFILYSFILEQGIRVLNVAGPRASHDPDIYYNVKSILSAVLYLDFLETEEESWQADQMIEQGFDFPTSFNSINQATEALEQSLTLRGKILIARSEAHELSGIYFTLLDYVQFSLKLDEKNSGLFKSLSKGRDLKDYTPEDAVMELLKKLKTRLSKKYQLRVVPS; this comes from the coding sequence ATGGGACTTTTAGATAAAGTTGTGTCAGGCGGACAGACAGGGGCGGACCGTGCTGCTTTGGATTTTGCCATAAAATTTAATATTCCCCATGGCGGATGGATTACCAAAGGCCGGAGAACGGAATCCGGACCATTGCCCGATTTTTACAAGTTGAAGGAGATGGATACCAGGGATTATCCTGCCCGGACCCGGCAAAACATACTTGATTCCGACGGCACGGTTATCATTTCCAGGGGACCTTTAACAGGAGGTTCATCCCTGACCCATGCGTTTGCACGGAAAACAGGCAAGTGGGTTTGCAGAATAAATCTGCTGGAACAGGACATTTTTGAGGCGGCATTTATCCTTTACTCTTTTATTCTGGAGCAAGGCATTCGTGTACTTAATGTCGCAGGCCCAAGGGCAAGTCATGATCCTGATATCTATTACAATGTTAAATCCATTCTGTCAGCGGTATTGTATCTGGATTTCCTTGAGACTGAAGAAGAGTCATGGCAGGCGGACCAGATGATTGAACAAGGGTTTGATTTTCCGACATCATTCAACAGTATAAATCAGGCTACTGAGGCCCTTGAACAAAGCCTTACGCTTAGGGGAAAGATCCTGATCGCCAGGAGCGAAGCGCATGAGTTGTCCGGCATTTACTTTACCCTTCTTGACTATGTGCAGTTCTCCCTCAAACTGGATGAAAAAAATTCGGGCTTGTTTAAGTCTCTTTCCAAAGGAAGAGATCTTAAAGACTATACGCCTGAAGATGCGGTGATGGAACTTTTAAAAAAACTTAAAACCCGATTGTCCAAAAAATATCAACTCAGGGTGGTGCCGTCATGA
- a CDS encoding YdbH domain-containing protein — MPFKLILKILLLAFLLFVLCIQCIIIFLPDISKHIVQSALGPLPGNQPFDFTVSRLGVNYTQVNDVSFGEDLHLDTIRFTYNMDTKNIITVEKLVISGLNITFHLDEKKRIRVSGLSFPRDKDENKDEDHSDPVFDFNINAFESYFAYLPEHIVLKNSTIFIETGKDRLCIPVTADVQLDRKELLADMKLSIHPMNQKITVGATVDLLQGPVQMKISAERLSPEMLLAMVPGENRALCKFDGPVNFAIETKDFSTFYFELNDLGLKPDPHLNINFPKISGVLSSDKTAMAFKAGGPVQIRSPGIDLSPFKFEILSQIASGTVDQFSLTLQNEITKSWNMTPKLMALSLSSVNFLDPIQLLDPQFRLFVSGDLEHQAGKLVFSGTGLKSFKNKEANHSDFLDISGLQVKTEFDGNFGRPESLKHIKLEALIDKIIFQKDDIEINTASLDASSDAAFSFSNSDFVLDNAIDFNVVCNKAKIVSKEIAAFVKKAGITGKIEKPLSSDICFQIKPFLYDTDVTMKNKGIQAKGLYFELPVTYPFKDIKTFGRAGTKKLILHDKIAPVLSAKVVQTSDLAMDITGKVSHAGLPGLAIDFFTRAGLDSAMSPFAKGQAATNQFSITQNTLIPFIPGISGIDNLKFDISARADFSYTNQKINSSADIQVSNGLLNSVESGFLASGISADMHFNDLMVPETLPGQYINIDAFNAGRFNCSNGKIRFSLEDGKSINIENLKFNWCNGIVSTEAFRLPSDDNSIHLTLYCDRLEMEDLFHQLGAFDAEGGGTLSGRIPVVLKNTEIVFDKGFLFSTPGDGGRIFIRDLDRMLAGIPKNTREFSQLDLAGEALKNFEYKWVKLKLNTHGDTLGVNMQLDGKPVSALPFEYNRNLNSFVRIDAQSPGSNFQGIKLDVNLTLPFNQVIQFGNNLKRIMNP; from the coding sequence ATGCCATTTAAACTTATTTTAAAAATTTTATTGCTGGCATTTTTGTTATTTGTGTTGTGTATTCAGTGTATTATTATTTTTCTGCCGGATATTTCAAAGCATATTGTTCAATCAGCCCTTGGCCCTTTGCCGGGGAACCAGCCTTTTGATTTTACGGTATCCCGTTTGGGGGTCAATTACACGCAGGTCAATGATGTTTCCTTTGGTGAAGATTTGCACCTGGACACCATTCGGTTTACCTACAACATGGATACAAAAAATATTATCACCGTTGAAAAATTGGTTATATCCGGGCTTAATATTACCTTTCATCTGGATGAAAAAAAAAGAATCCGGGTTAGCGGATTGTCATTTCCCCGGGATAAGGATGAGAACAAGGACGAGGATCATTCAGACCCTGTCTTTGATTTTAATATCAATGCCTTTGAATCATATTTTGCATATCTGCCGGAACACATTGTTTTAAAAAACAGCACCATCTTTATTGAAACCGGAAAAGACCGGCTTTGTATCCCAGTGACGGCTGATGTCCAACTGGACCGTAAAGAACTGCTTGCGGATATGAAACTCTCCATTCATCCCATGAATCAAAAAATAACGGTTGGAGCCACGGTTGATTTATTACAAGGTCCTGTGCAAATGAAAATTTCAGCAGAACGTCTTTCTCCTGAAATGCTTTTGGCCATGGTTCCAGGTGAAAACCGAGCCCTATGCAAGTTTGACGGGCCTGTGAATTTCGCAATTGAAACAAAAGATTTTTCAACGTTTTATTTTGAACTTAATGACCTGGGGCTTAAACCTGATCCTCACTTAAACATCAATTTCCCTAAAATTTCGGGTGTTCTGTCTTCTGATAAAACAGCAATGGCATTTAAAGCAGGCGGACCTGTACAGATCAGAAGTCCTGGAATTGATTTGAGTCCATTCAAATTTGAAATTTTATCCCAAATCGCATCAGGAACGGTTGATCAATTTTCTTTAACGCTTCAAAATGAAATTACCAAATCCTGGAACATGACACCTAAACTTATGGCATTGTCTTTGTCCTCAGTGAATTTTTTAGATCCAATTCAACTTCTTGACCCCCAATTCCGGCTGTTTGTTTCAGGAGATCTTGAACACCAGGCCGGAAAGCTGGTTTTTTCCGGGACTGGCCTTAAGTCCTTTAAAAATAAAGAAGCCAATCATTCGGATTTTCTGGATATTTCCGGGTTACAGGTAAAAACTGAATTTGACGGCAACTTCGGGCGCCCTGAATCTTTAAAGCACATAAAGCTTGAGGCTTTGATTGATAAAATTATTTTTCAAAAAGACGACATAGAAATAAACACCGCATCCTTGGATGCTTCATCAGATGCTGCATTTAGCTTTTCCAATTCAGATTTTGTCTTAGATAACGCTATTGATTTTAATGTTGTATGCAATAAAGCAAAAATTGTTTCCAAAGAGATCGCTGCCTTTGTCAAAAAAGCTGGAATAACAGGTAAAATTGAAAAACCATTATCCTCCGACATTTGCTTTCAAATAAAACCTTTTTTGTATGACACTGATGTAACCATGAAAAATAAAGGGATTCAGGCCAAAGGGCTTTATTTTGAACTGCCCGTAACCTATCCCTTTAAAGATATAAAAACGTTTGGCCGGGCAGGGACAAAAAAACTTATCCTGCACGATAAAATAGCTCCTGTTCTTTCTGCCAAAGTCGTCCAGACATCAGATCTTGCCATGGATATTACAGGAAAGGTTAGTCATGCCGGACTCCCGGGCCTGGCCATTGATTTTTTCACCCGGGCGGGTCTTGATTCGGCCATGAGCCCTTTTGCAAAAGGGCAAGCTGCCACAAATCAGTTTTCCATCACCCAAAATACGCTGATTCCCTTTATTCCCGGCATATCCGGGATTGATAATCTTAAATTTGACATTTCCGCCAGGGCCGATTTCTCCTACACAAATCAGAAAATAAATTCATCTGCCGATATCCAGGTATCCAATGGTCTACTAAACTCTGTTGAATCCGGTTTTTTGGCCTCCGGAATATCTGCCGATATGCATTTCAATGACCTTATGGTTCCTGAAACCCTTCCAGGTCAGTATATAAATATCGACGCATTTAATGCCGGCCGTTTTAACTGCAGCAATGGAAAAATAAGATTCAGCCTTGAAGACGGAAAGTCAATTAATATCGAAAATTTGAAATTTAACTGGTGCAATGGTATTGTTTCAACAGAGGCGTTTAGACTGCCTTCGGATGATAATTCCATACATTTAACCTTATACTGTGACCGGCTTGAGATGGAAGACCTCTTTCATCAGCTTGGCGCCTTTGATGCAGAAGGGGGCGGCACTTTAAGCGGACGTATCCCAGTGGTTCTGAAAAATACCGAAATCGTTTTTGATAAAGGTTTTCTTTTTTCCACACCCGGGGATGGAGGCCGCATTTTTATCCGGGACCTTGATAGAATGCTTGCCGGAATTCCAAAGAATACGCGGGAATTCTCCCAGCTTGATCTTGCAGGAGAAGCCTTGAAAAATTTTGAGTACAAGTGGGTGAAGCTTAAACTGAATACCCATGGGGATACACTTGGTGTAAACATGCAGCTTGATGGAAAGCCGGTATCTGCTTTGCCCTTTGAATATAACCGGAACCTGAATTCTTTTGTTCGCATTGATGCACAAAGCCCTGGATCAAATTTCCAGGGAATCAAACTGGATGTTAATTTAACCCTGCCATTTAACCAAGTTATTCAATTTGGTAATAATCTAAAGCGCATTATGAATCCTTAA
- a CDS encoding dynamin family protein has protein sequence MTLQPQEFIEKLVVDTLSVIDSLATVSNRSDKSLVESRQLCSKIPSYISEGILRVAVVGVIKSGKSTFINAMSSRELVQRGAGVVTSITTRIRKGKKNRAIIHLKSWDDINSEIESCLEMFPGKDESPSFDIRRTQDRHQLRRIFDTIVSAFPMTSQGIRPEALVIRNALDGYRHCLDVIGSDEQTISFDAKSFNSHKQFTADPAKAFYVKDVCLEVYGKTINSNVEIADCQGADSTDPEVLEKIFSYLEAANLIVYCISSRTGLRQSDMVFLKRIKRLGLMENILFVFNCDLSEHENLDNLKVTRDKTIAELKLLVPDVRIFSFSALYTLFDGLGKRLSSKNKKRLGLWQEDKEMTAFCTKEYTRFLEAFNLLFEASRFNLFYANHIERLKIVTHILDEKIKLLFDVFSAGLLDQEKARKRLADLEGNARRLKVIVDNSVMGAVSALRREIEYNLKNAFLKDSENITKLVTEFIRQAKIDSQPYRTGVDATGFKQILYMMFQDFKRKLDLFILEQVTPELKQLVRIQEERIESYFKSLLDSYRIDYVTMGAPENREDERFSLELIKEEEEYSRADDLENIKKILGLHLPNQIFSPEYTRAMQANAVTDFSLHSLVLFVSAMMDKHVRFSFTPGLDRAAVRIKKKTQNVMQRQIKAYHSSLKQDYFFPLIDAVTRDFKDKILQRFTMYETLNKDMDELFCLKQEEKKQHLVMIKKAKNDIIRLRALLDEFSIDFGTNAFESALGASL, from the coding sequence ATGACTTTACAACCCCAAGAATTCATAGAAAAATTAGTTGTTGATACTCTATCGGTGATCGACAGTTTGGCTACCGTTTCAAACCGTTCTGACAAAAGCCTTGTTGAGAGCAGACAACTTTGCAGCAAAATCCCTTCCTACATCAGTGAAGGGATTTTACGTGTGGCTGTAGTCGGAGTGATCAAATCAGGGAAAAGCACTTTTATCAACGCGATGTCGAGCAGAGAATTGGTTCAGCGCGGGGCAGGCGTGGTTACATCTATTACCACCCGTATCAGGAAAGGCAAAAAAAACAGGGCAATTATTCATCTTAAATCATGGGATGACATCAACAGTGAAATTGAAAGTTGTCTGGAAATGTTTCCGGGCAAGGATGAGTCCCCCTCCTTTGACATCAGGCGAACCCAGGACCGGCACCAATTGCGCCGTATTTTTGATACCATTGTATCTGCATTTCCGATGACATCCCAAGGAATTCGCCCTGAAGCACTGGTCATCCGCAATGCTCTTGACGGATATAGACATTGTCTGGATGTCATCGGCTCTGATGAACAGACCATCAGCTTTGACGCCAAATCTTTTAATAGTCACAAACAGTTTACGGCGGACCCGGCCAAGGCTTTTTATGTCAAAGACGTGTGTCTGGAAGTGTATGGAAAAACCATTAATTCAAATGTTGAAATTGCCGATTGCCAGGGCGCGGATTCCACTGATCCTGAGGTCCTTGAAAAAATATTTTCCTATCTTGAGGCTGCCAACCTGATTGTTTACTGCATCTCGTCACGTACGGGGCTTCGTCAGTCTGACATGGTATTTTTAAAACGGATAAAACGCCTTGGGCTGATGGAAAATATTCTTTTCGTATTCAACTGTGATTTAAGTGAACATGAGAACTTAGACAACCTGAAAGTGACACGGGATAAAACAATTGCTGAACTAAAACTTTTGGTCCCCGATGTCAGGATCTTTTCTTTTTCAGCGTTGTATACGCTGTTTGACGGTCTTGGCAAAAGACTTTCATCCAAAAACAAGAAGCGCCTTGGTCTTTGGCAGGAGGACAAGGAAATGACCGCTTTTTGTACCAAAGAGTATACCCGGTTTCTTGAAGCCTTTAATCTGCTGTTTGAAGCGTCCCGGTTTAATTTGTTTTACGCCAATCACATCGAACGACTTAAAATTGTAACCCATATTCTTGACGAAAAGATAAAACTTCTCTTTGATGTCTTTTCTGCCGGGCTTTTAGATCAAGAAAAAGCCAGAAAACGCCTTGCCGATCTTGAAGGCAATGCCAGGCGTTTAAAGGTCATTGTTGATAACTCGGTTATGGGGGCCGTGTCAGCGCTTCGCAGGGAGATTGAATACAACTTAAAAAATGCATTCCTCAAAGACAGTGAAAATATCACTAAACTTGTGACGGAATTTATCCGGCAGGCCAAAATTGATTCACAACCCTACAGGACAGGGGTAGATGCAACGGGTTTTAAGCAGATTCTGTATATGATGTTCCAGGACTTCAAGCGAAAACTTGACCTTTTTATCCTTGAACAGGTAACCCCGGAACTTAAACAACTGGTGCGTATTCAGGAGGAACGTATAGAGTCATATTTTAAGTCTCTTCTGGATTCCTACCGCATTGATTATGTCACCATGGGTGCCCCAGAGAACCGGGAGGACGAACGCTTTTCCCTTGAGCTTATTAAAGAAGAGGAAGAATATTCCAGGGCGGATGATCTTGAAAACATAAAAAAAATTTTAGGGCTGCATTTGCCGAACCAGATTTTTTCACCTGAATATACCAGGGCGATGCAGGCCAATGCCGTGACCGATTTCAGTCTTCATTCTTTGGTTTTGTTTGTATCTGCCATGATGGACAAGCATGTGCGATTTTCCTTTACGCCCGGGCTTGACAGAGCTGCTGTCAGAATTAAGAAAAAAACGCAGAACGTAATGCAGCGGCAGATCAAAGCCTATCACAGCAGTTTGAAACAGGATTATTTTTTTCCTTTAATCGATGCGGTAACACGGGATTTTAAAGACAAAATTCTTCAACGTTTTACCATGTATGAAACTTTGAACAAGGATATGGATGAGCTTTTCTGTCTTAAACAGGAGGAAAAGAAACAGCACCTTGTTATGATTAAAAAAGCGAAAAATGATATTATCCGTTTACGCGCGCTTCTTGACGAATTCAGCATAGATTTTGGAACGAATGCATTTGAGTCCGCTCTAGGAGCCTCTCTGTAG
- a CDS encoding mannose-1-phosphate guanylyltransferase/mannose-6-phosphate isomerase, which produces MIYPVVLAGGSGTRLWPMSRSLYPKQLINLYNAHTMLQNTLLRLSGLNDLGDPVVICNENHRFMTAEQIRRIDINNFKIILEPAARNTAPAIALAALILDDLIIDDNIKSENQQDPVMLVLPADHEIKNIEAFHEIIQSGAQLARQGKLVTFGIVPSSPETGYGYIKKGARLDNSDPAFMIDRFVEKPDYDTAVSYLESGDFCWNSGMFMFQASAVISELGAFAPDMLEKCRTAIKDGNMDLDFFRVDKAAFESIKEDSIDYAVMEKTAKGVVIALDAGWNDLGSFDALWQTGDKDELNNVTSGDVLVHNVKDTYIHSDNRLVAAVGLEKFVIVDTKDAVLVVPRDQVHDVKKIVTQLKAQNRVESVSHAKVYRPWGDYETIDMADRYQVKRITVKPGAKLSLQKHYHRAEHWTVVSGTAIVTKGSEEILLNEDQSVYIPLGTMHRLENPGKIPLELIEVQSGPYLGEDDIVRFDDVYGREKEIDTK; this is translated from the coding sequence ATGATTTATCCTGTTGTTTTGGCCGGTGGTTCCGGAACCAGGCTATGGCCCATGTCCAGGTCTTTGTACCCCAAACAACTCATTAATCTGTACAATGCGCATACCATGCTGCAAAATACCCTTTTGCGGTTATCAGGCCTTAATGATCTTGGCGACCCGGTAGTAATATGCAATGAAAATCATAGATTCATGACCGCAGAGCAAATCCGCCGGATTGATATCAATAATTTTAAGATCATTCTTGAACCGGCTGCCAGGAATACTGCCCCGGCCATTGCCCTGGCAGCCCTGATCCTCGATGATTTGATCATTGATGACAATATTAAGTCTGAGAATCAGCAGGACCCGGTGATGCTGGTACTGCCCGCAGATCATGAAATTAAAAATATTGAAGCCTTTCATGAAATCATTCAATCGGGTGCGCAACTGGCCCGGCAGGGCAAACTGGTCACCTTCGGCATAGTACCCTCATCGCCGGAAACAGGCTACGGGTATATCAAAAAAGGAGCCAGACTCGACAATTCAGATCCGGCCTTCATGATTGACCGGTTTGTGGAAAAACCGGATTATGATACAGCGGTCTCATATCTTGAATCCGGCGATTTCTGCTGGAATTCAGGCATGTTCATGTTCCAGGCCTCTGCCGTTATTTCCGAACTTGGAGCATTTGCCCCGGACATGCTTGAAAAATGCCGCACAGCGATTAAAGATGGAAATATGGACTTGGATTTTTTCAGGGTTGATAAAGCGGCATTTGAATCTATTAAAGAGGATTCCATTGACTACGCAGTTATGGAAAAAACAGCAAAAGGCGTTGTCATTGCACTTGATGCCGGATGGAATGACCTTGGCTCCTTTGACGCGTTGTGGCAGACCGGTGACAAGGATGAATTAAATAATGTCACCAGCGGAGATGTGCTGGTACACAATGTCAAGGATACGTATATCCATTCTGACAACCGTCTTGTGGCAGCCGTAGGCCTTGAAAAATTTGTGATTGTGGACACCAAAGACGCTGTGCTGGTGGTCCCCCGGGATCAGGTTCACGATGTAAAAAAAATAGTTACCCAGTTAAAAGCGCAAAACAGAGTGGAATCGGTTTCCCATGCCAAAGTCTACCGGCCCTGGGGCGATTATGAAACCATCGATATGGCGGATAGATATCAGGTAAAGCGCATAACCGTAAAACCCGGGGCAAAGCTGTCTTTACAAAAACACTATCACCGGGCTGAGCACTGGACCGTTGTATCCGGGACGGCCATTGTCACCAAAGGCAGTGAAGAGATTCTTTTAAATGAAGATCAGTCTGTTTATATTCCCCTTGGTACCATGCACCGGCTTGAAAATCCGGGCAAGATTCCTTTGGAACTGATAGAGGTGCAGTCCGGTCCATACCTGGGAGAAGATGATATTGTAAGGTTTGATGATGTGTACGGACGTGAAAAAGAAATAGACACTAAATAA
- a CDS encoding YdbL family protein — MKPIKSLLVMTIVLSFVFCSAAFADGIKERMKQRLPQIVDLKNKGIVGETNTGYLGFVTAKKEKPDVVAAENEDRKAIYTQIAKQQNVSTQLVQKRRAAALFSNGTKGHYYQNETCVWVKK, encoded by the coding sequence ATGAAACCCATTAAATCACTGCTTGTTATGACCATTGTCCTGTCTTTTGTTTTTTGTTCTGCGGCCTTTGCCGATGGTATCAAAGAACGCATGAAACAGCGGCTGCCTCAGATTGTCGATTTAAAAAACAAAGGCATTGTTGGTGAAACAAATACAGGTTATTTGGGATTTGTCACGGCAAAAAAAGAAAAACCGGATGTGGTGGCGGCCGAAAATGAGGATCGGAAAGCCATTTACACCCAGATTGCAAAACAGCAGAACGTATCCACCCAACTTGTTCAGAAAAGAAGAGCCGCCGCTTTGTTTTCAAACGGCACAAAAGGTCACTATTATCAGAACGAGACCTGTGTATGGGTTAAGAAGTAG
- a CDS encoding rhomboid family intramembrane serine protease has protein sequence MIPLRDEQETTCCAVATYTIIFITSLVFVWQMMTGIDDQTVAYTFGFVPAKYTMTQMSAYFSWLNKLSSPFTYMFLHGGFLHFIGNMWFLYIFGDNIEQELGPFRFIAFYLVCGLLAAFFHFLLNHSSAVPTVGASGAIAGVMGAYFLLHPRNKILTLIPVFIFPLFVSIPAFVFLGLWFFIQFINATGQGAGAGIAWWAHIGGFLSGMALIVVNSKLPKTGFSERIDGYIQKKRSPRLHVITPEAGPPGGSDLYGTIALTSLEALTGTKKLVTIPWGFKKSVYRVVVPAGVRRGSMLRLKGMGKSIPGLPPGDLLLRVDIKNAI, from the coding sequence ATGATCCCGTTAAGAGACGAACAGGAAACAACGTGCTGTGCAGTGGCAACCTATACCATTATCTTCATCACAAGTCTGGTTTTTGTCTGGCAGATGATGACGGGAATTGATGATCAGACAGTTGCGTACACATTCGGATTCGTCCCTGCAAAATATACCATGACGCAGATGTCGGCTTATTTTTCCTGGCTGAATAAACTGTCATCACCTTTTACCTATATGTTTCTGCACGGCGGTTTCTTACATTTTATTGGAAATATGTGGTTTCTGTATATCTTCGGTGACAATATTGAGCAGGAGTTAGGGCCGTTTCGGTTCATAGCCTTTTATTTGGTCTGCGGATTGCTTGCCGCATTTTTTCATTTTTTGCTCAACCATTCATCCGCTGTGCCGACTGTTGGTGCAAGCGGCGCCATTGCAGGGGTTATGGGCGCCTATTTTCTGCTTCATCCAAGAAATAAAATCCTCACCCTGATTCCTGTGTTTATTTTCCCTTTGTTTGTCAGTATCCCTGCGTTTGTTTTTTTGGGGCTCTGGTTTTTTATTCAATTTATTAACGCCACAGGGCAGGGTGCCGGTGCCGGTATTGCCTGGTGGGCCCATATTGGTGGTTTTCTTTCGGGTATGGCCCTTATTGTCGTTAATTCGAAATTGCCCAAAACAGGATTCAGTGAAAGAATTGACGGATACATCCAAAAAAAACGCAGCCCGAGGCTTCATGTTATCACGCCTGAAGCTGGCCCGCCGGGAGGATCTGATCTTTACGGTACCATTGCACTGACCTCCCTTGAAGCACTCACAGGAACTAAAAAACTTGTCACCATTCCCTGGGGCTTTAAAAAATCCGTTTACCGGGTGGTGGTACCTGCAGGTGTACGGCGCGGATCCATGCTCCGGCTTAAGGGGATGGGGAAATCCATACCAGGTTTGCCCCCAGGCGATCTTTTGCTGCGTGTAGACATTAAAAATGCCATTTAA
- a CDS encoding YqgE/AlgH family protein — MNDQITENMKGKFIMAIPGLPDPNFAQTVTCLCEHNESGALGFIVNKIHPLLTGRELFEDLGITCNEDIDKIDIFLGGPVQPSGVFVLHCGPFQWNETLKISDWLALSNSRDILEAIALGQGPDTFMILLGCAGWGPMQLDNELADSAWLTCDMSREILFDTKPDLKYEKAMMLI; from the coding sequence ATGAACGACCAGATTACGGAAAATATGAAAGGAAAATTCATCATGGCCATTCCCGGCCTTCCGGATCCCAATTTTGCACAGACCGTCACCTGTCTTTGCGAGCACAATGAATCCGGTGCCCTTGGCTTTATTGTCAATAAAATTCACCCTTTACTTACCGGCCGGGAGCTTTTTGAAGATTTAGGCATTACCTGCAATGAGGATATCGATAAAATAGATATTTTCCTTGGCGGCCCTGTCCAACCTTCAGGCGTATTTGTACTTCACTGCGGCCCGTTTCAGTGGAACGAAACCCTTAAAATTTCCGACTGGTTGGCTTTGAGCAATTCCCGGGACATCCTGGAAGCCATTGCACTTGGGCAGGGGCCCGACACTTTTATGATCCTTCTGGGCTGCGCCGGCTGGGGCCCCATGCAGTTAGACAATGAACTTGCCGATTCAGCCTGGCTCACCTGTGATATGTCCAGGGAAATTCTGTTTGATACCAAACCGGACCTGAAATATGAAAAAGCCATGATGTTGATCTGA